The Oncorhynchus masou masou isolate Uvic2021 chromosome 8, UVic_Omas_1.1, whole genome shotgun sequence genome has a window encoding:
- the LOC135544169 gene encoding M-phase inducer phosphatase 1-B-like — protein sequence MQLVVSLVTHLKSICLLSLATDIVESLPMDGYSLSMPGPHSPDYHASPMSELANCFTGLRAFHTGDTPRRCLDLSNLSTGSVDDAAAQGSPHLDKPTSPVALDSPAPSRMKTLRSFLPRLLCSSPKLQPSERPFSNKENVAPAQRAQGKPECLLPAPDSQLQGDGEPCALGSPIFPAPPSRTQHSPGDADGFMEILEQEADEGSIAVAMSCSMAQLLSEPLMNQEVDLSSVSFSVSPGGRRLFRSPSMPERLARPLKRTSTSPSPANPRPLKRHCTFSAVSEEVGQGEGDQGAGINNDRKHHLHKRTHSLCDVEQQLGGDGINAELIGDFSKVHALPIVTGRHQGLKYITVDTMSALLEGKFSCLVESFVVVDCRYPYEYQGGHIKGALSFPNTDKAVDQLLSQRLKAHSPDKRLVLVLHCEFSSERAPRTCHLLRSVDRSMNEYPALHYPELYVLKGGYRDFYHSHQEHCEPQAYCPMHHEDHREELLRCRTHSRALAEERRRRHHIQTLVKL from the exons ATGCAATTGGTTGTTTCTTTGGTGACACATTTAAAATCCATTTGTCTACTCTCTTTAGCTACGGATATTGTTGAATC CCTACCGATGGATGGTTACAGTTTATCTATGCCTGGCCCTCACTCACCGGACTACCATGCCTCCCCAATGTCAGAACTCGCCAACTGCTTTACGGGACTCCGCGCCTTTCACACAGG TGACACTCCTCGGAGATGTCTGGACCTGTCCAACCTCAGCACTGGGAGTGTAGACGATGCTGCTGCACAGGGATCACCACACCTTG ACAAGCCTACTTCTCCAGTGGCCTTGGACTCTCCTGCACCAAG TCGCATGAAGACGTTGCGGTCCTTCCTG CCCAGATTGCTGTGTAGCAGTCCAAAGCTTCAGCCCAGTGAACGTCCATTCAGTAACAAGGAGAAT gtGGCCCCAGCGCAGAGAGCGCAGGGCAAGCCAGAGTGTTTGCTGCCTGCTCCAGACTCCCAGCTCCAAGGTGATGGTGAGCCCTGTGCCCTGGGGAGCCCCATCTTCCCTGCTCCTCCCTCCCGAACCCAGCACTCCCCAGGGGATGCAGATGGATTCATGGAAATCCTGGAGCAGGAAGCTGATGAG GGTTCTATTGCTGTCGCCATGTCATGTAGCATGGCACAGTTGCTGTCTGAACCCCTTATGAACCAGGAAGTGGATCTCTCCTCTGTAA GTTTCAGTGTGTCGCCAGGGGGACGCCGTCTCTTCCGATCCCCTTCCATGCCAGAGCGGTTGGCACGTCCACTGAAACgcacctccacctccccctccccagccAACCCCCGGCCACTCAAACGACACTGCACCTTCTCCGCCGTCTCAGAGGAGGTGGGCCAGGGAGAGGGAGACCAAGGGGCTGGAATCAACAATGATAGGAAG CACCACCTGCATAAGAGGACTCACTCTTTGTGTGATGTGGAGCAGCAGCTGGGTGGGGATGGGATCAATGCAGAACTCATTGGAGACTTCAGCAAG GTGCATGCCCTACCCATTGTGACAGGGAGACATCAAGGCTTGAAGTACATCACGGTTGACACG ATGAGTGCTCTTCTGGAAGGGAAGTTCAGCTGTTTGGTTGAGTCTTTTGTTGTGGTGGACTGCCGCTACCCATATGAGTATCAGGGAGGACACATTAAG GGGGCGCTGAGCTTTCCCAACACAGACAAGGCAGTGGATCAATTGCTATCCCAGAGGCTAAAAGCCCACTCTCCTGATAAGAGGCTTGTGCTAGTGCTGCACTGTGAATTCTCCTCTGAAAGAGCACCCAGAAC GTGTCACCTCCTGCGCAGTGTGGACCGCAGTATGAACGAGTACCCAGCCCTGCACTACCCTGAGCTCTATGTCCTCAAGGGTGGCTACAGAGACTTCTACCACTCTCACCAG gaGCACTGTGAGCCCCAGGCCTACTGCCCCATGCACCACGAGGACCACAGAGAGGAGCTTCTGCGGTGCCGCACACACAGCAGAGCCTTGGCCGAGGAGCGCCGCAGACGCCACCACATTCAAACTCTCGTCAAACTCTGA